The proteins below come from a single Eucalyptus grandis isolate ANBG69807.140 chromosome 3, ASM1654582v1, whole genome shotgun sequence genomic window:
- the LOC120292047 gene encoding uncharacterized protein LOC120292047 yields MLPKSFKSFKPAKCKTALKLAASRLKLLRNKKEVQVKQMRRDLAQLLESGQDQTARIRVEHVVREEKMMAAYELVELFCELIAARLPIIESQKNCPIDLKEAVSSVVFASPRCSDVPELMDIRKHFTAKYGKDFITAAVELRPDCGVNRSLRNSAKAPDGPTKVKILTSIAEEHNIKWDPNSFGDKDSHNHGDLLVLLNYVCFSSLASEFWLWTSNLACSSSVCCYAMEGNAEAGHMYRREGNVDYMGGQNWNMEFKDATSAAQAAAESAERASMAARAAAQLSSRGRISTQYSTEPQRSSAHGPMDERAGRSAGSSFQDEAYAKVAGNKASDGRNAQPHTACKQNYAKEEHVGEVGERFYKDGHTSNDRPSQYVSKKSNMDSMDNNAFAESSSYGINNIQFEDT; encoded by the exons ATGCTCCCCAAGAGCTTCAAGAGCTTCAAGCCCGCCAAATG CAAGACGGCGTTGAAGCTCGCGGCGTCGCGGCTGAAGCTGCTGAGGAACAAGAAGGAGGTCCAGGTGAAGCAGATGAGGCGGGACCTCGCTCAGCTGCTCGAGTCCGGCCAGGACCAGACCGCTAGGATTCGG GTTGAACATGTTGTGAGGGAAGAGAAGATGATGGCAGCCTACGAGCTTGTTGAGCTGTTCTGTGAACTTATTGCAGCTCGTTTGCCTATAATCGAGTCACAGAA AAACTGCCCAATTGACTTGAAGGAGGCTGTTTCAAGCGTAGTCTTTGCCTCTCCGAGATGCTCAGACGTTCCTGAACTTATGGATATCCGCAAGCATTTTACCGCAAAATATGGAAAAGATTTCATTACTGCAGCTGTTGAGTTGCGTCCTGATTGTGGTGTAAACCGCTCT TTGAGAAACTCTGCCAAAGCACCTGATGGTCCAACCAAAGTAAAGATTTTAACCTCAATTGCGGAGGAACACAACATCAAATGGGATCCTAATTCATTTGGGGATAAAGATTCGCATAATCATGGAGATTTGTTGGTACTTCTGAATTATGTTTGCTTCAGTAGTCTTGCTTCTGAGTTCTGGCTATGGACTAGTAATTTAGCATGTTCTTCTTCTGTTTGTT GTTATGCAATGGAAGGAAATGCTGAAGCTGGACATATGTATCGCAGGGAAGGAAATGTTGATTACATGGGCGGGCAAAACTGGAATATGGAATTCAAGGATGCAACCTCTGCTGCTCAAGCTGCTGCAGAATCTGCTGAACGGGCAAGCATGGCTGCCAGAGCTGCTGCACAACTTTCTAGCCGTGGGAGGATTTCTACGCAATACTCTACAGAGCCACAAAGGTCTTCTGCTCACGGTCCTATGGATGAACGGGCTGGAAGATCTGCAGGCTCCAGTTTTCAAGATGAAGCCTATGCTAAAGTTGCAGGTAATAAGGCTTCTGATGGAAGAAATGCTCAACCTCACACAGCATGTAAGCAGAATTATGCAAAAGAAGAGCACGTTGGAGAAGTAGGTGAGAGGTTCTATAAAGATGGCCATACGAGCAATGACAGACCTAGCCAGTATGTTTCGAAGAAGTCTAATATGGACTCCATGGACAACAACGCATTTGCAGAGTCCTCTAGTTATGGTATAAACAACATTCAGTTCGAAGATACGTGA